The following is a genomic window from Methanococcoides sp. AM1.
CCTTTGCAGCAAGTCCTACCTGCTGGTGTGGCCAGAGACCTGCCAGTACTGTACCATCGTACTCAAGCTCACCGTGCATACCAAGAACTAGTTCTCCTGCCATACCTGCATTGATGTACATGTTAGGGAATTCTTTCCTCAGTGCTTCGATTGCATTAAGTGATGCATACATGTCACCGTCACCGGCTGCACCGATGGTATCGAAGTTGACACCGTCGCAACCGACGTGCTGGAGTCTCTGCATGATCCAGGTCATGTCACGGATTCCGTGGTCACCAGCTTTCTGGATGGATTCCTGAGCTTCAGATATCTTGAATGCTTTCATCAGGTCACCTGGGTTTTCGAATGGACCATCAGGTGTGTAGTACAGACCCATGTTTGGCATTGCACCGTAGAGCATAGGAATGATCATGTTCTGCTGGCAAACTTCCATTGTCTGCTGTTCCTGGGAAATGACTGGCTTGACAGGTTTGTAACTGTAGTCGATGTGACCGAGTTCCATTGTGTCTGCACCAAATGCACGCTCGTGGATCATTGAACCGACGAGTCTGCTTGCAGGAATACCTACACCGCTGTTACCCTGGTCACCATCGATCCTGATTGCACCGATGTCGTGTGTTACCGGAACTTCCATTCCTGGTTCTACACCGACAATTCTGCCAGGTGATATGATGATATCGAGCATTTTCTCCATTTCATCTTCTGAAAGGGATGGGATGTCCCCAAGGTCAGCTGCATCTGCACAACCTGCTTCGATGTCAGCTCGGATGTCTTCCTTGCTCATGAAGATCTTTGCGCCGTCACCCATTCTTAAGAAATATTCTGTTGCCATGTTTACACCTTAATTAGATGAAATTATAAGAGGAGTTCTTTTGCTTTTACTACAGCTTCACTTGCATTTTCTGCATAGCAGTCTGCACCGATCTTCTTTGCCCATGCGTCTGTTGCTGGAGCGCCGCCGACCATGACCTTGATACCATCTCTCATACCGTTTTCCTTGAGAAGCTCAATGACTTCTTTCTGGCCCTGAAGGGTGGTTGTCATAAGTGCGGAGAGACCGACCATGTCAGCGTTGGTTTCCTTGATCTTGTCGATGAAGTTCTGGAGTGGAACATCCCTGCCAATATCGTGGACTTCAAAACCTGCTGCCTGGAGCATTGTTGATACGATTGCCTTACCGATGTCGTGAACGTCACCCTCAACTGTACCGTTGACGATTACACCGAGCTTAGCGGATCCTTCCCCGGATGCAAGTTCATCCTGAAGAAGTTCAACACCAGCGGACATTGCATCTGCTGCCATCATAACGTGTGGAAGGAAGAGTTTTCCTCTCTCGAAGAGTACACCGACTTCGTTCATACCTGCTGCGAGACCGTTGTCGATAAGTTCTACTGCTGGTGCCTGGCCCTTTGCCTTGCTTACTGCAGCGATTACATCATCTTTCTTGCAACTTACTACCGCATCGGATAGTTCTTTGAATAATTCTTCTGTTGTCGTTTTAAAACCTCCTTTGAAAACAATTCTATGACAATCCCACAGGGATTTTATAGAAAATGTAAATGTAGTTGGCGGATATGCCCCGGGAATTTAACCCGGTGCTTACCCAAAAGCCCAACTACATATATATATTTTGTGTTCCGTGTCTTTAGAATTGGGACACAAATGTCCTTGCCTGCCACAATGCAATCAAAGCAATAACAATGATCGCGATCATCCAGGTGTATTCTGCTGCTGGTACAGGGGCCATGGTCATGTCAAAGCCTTCGCCATAGTAACCTACCATATAGTCGTTCATTACTCCCATATTCAAACCTCCTTATACGTACTCCAGACATGCATCGGATGCACGAACCTTTCCGAAGTCAGTGATCACATACTTGTGCAAGAGGAAGCCTTTCTTGTATATGCCATCCTCATCGACCTTTGACTCTACAGATTTAAGCATACCACCTGAAGCAAGCTCAAGGATATCGAAGTTGATCGAATCCCTGCCGAAATTGCTGTTCATGTTGTATTCTTTCTGGATCTGTGTGACGATCTCGTTGTTCCAGTGCTCTTTCTCATCAGAGAATAGCTCAAGTAACCTGAATTTTAATGGGCGTTGTCCAGCCATATTATTCACCTCTCAGAGATTCTGACTCACCTGTTTCTTCAGAGATCATTACAAAGCTACCGAGTACACAAAGTGCACCACCGACAAGTACGGTCCATGCTGGCACCTGTGCAAGGAACAGGTACATGAAGATCACAGCACAAAGACCGTAAAGGTTTCCAATACCCTGACCTCTTCCAACACCAATGAGTGGGAATGATTTATACCAGCAAACATAGCAGTAACCAAATGTGATACCTGCGAATCCCAGGACCATTATTGACAGTGGGTTGAATGCCTGAATTGCATACTCGAAGACTGGATATCCAGCCAGTGCGACTGCAGGTACAAGGATTACCCACCAGATAAGGTTCTCACCAAGGAACCTGATTGTAATTCCTACATCCGGTTCTGCGATATCAAGACCTTTTCCGGCAATTGCGCCTTCAATACCCCATCCTAATGCTGCCATCAGACCACCAATGTATCCAATGTAATTGATACTGCCAGATGTGATCTCAGTAATTGCTCCACCGACGAAGATGGTCAGACCACCAACAATAATAACAAGGATACCTAACCAGGCCCTCTTGGAAATCTGTTCACCATACCATTGTCTTGCAAGAATGGAACCGATCACAGGGTACATCAAAGCAGCGACTGCTGCGAATCCTGCTCCAATGAAACCAATAGCGATGAATGAACCAAGGATAGCGATAGGTCCACCGAAGATAGATGCAAGGAAGAACCATTTACTGCATGGGTGGAACTCTTTCAATGTCCTCTTCATCTCACCGAACTTACCAAGCACACCGTTCCATAACAAAAGTGCAATTATAACAGTTAGCGCATTGAATGCGGATATCAGCACAGCGACCACAAGTGTTGCAGCTGTTGCACTTTCATAGGTTCCTGCACCGGTTGGGTCTGCGATGTTGATCCACATTGCATCGAATGGAGGTACTGCCCAGATAATAGTACCTGGAATATACCATATACCCCATAAGATTGCACAGAAAAGGGCCCACATATAACCCTTGTTCATTTTCCTTTTATTTTCTAATTTCTTCAACTCTCTTATGTCCAAAATAACTCCTCCTCCAACTCTTTTATAATGATGATAATTGACACAAGTTATAATATATACAGATAGATCAGCTTAAAGAATTACAGTGAAGAGTTCTTACGAACACTCCACTGCGCTTCTAAAGCAGATTTACTCAGCAGCTGCGTTACATTTAACGACTGCGTCTGTTGCGTTCTCAGCATAGATGTCTGAGCCGATCTTGTCTGCCCAGTCCTGTGTGACAGGTGCGCCACCGACCATGGTCATGACAGTGTCACGGACACCAGCTTCCTTGAGCTGTTCTTCGATCTGCATCTGAAGGACCATTGTTGTGGTCATGAGTGCGGAAGAACCGACTACAAGTGGGTTGTGTTCCTTGACTGCATCGACGTATGTGCCGATTGCAACATCTCTGCCGAGGTCAACGACCTTGAATCCAGCGATCTTGAGCATTGTTGCGACAATGTCCTTACCGATGGAGTGGATGTCACCCTCGATGGTACCGATGACGATTGTTCCCTTGGATTTTACAGCTCCGCCCTGTGCCTCAAGGACAGGGGTGAGGACTGCGACACCAGCGCTCATTGCTTCGGATGCTGCAATGACGTGTGGAAGGAAAAGGGTACCCTGTTCGAACTGGTCGCCCACTTCGTTCATACCTGCGGTAAGACCGTCCTGAATAAGGGATACTACATCGACCTTTGCTTCGATTGCTTCTTCACATATTTCTTCTACTGCTTCGTCATCGAAATCCATGACTGCAGCTTTTGCTTTTGCGTTAATTTCATCCTGTGATACCATTTTTAAAACTCCTTTATTTATTTAGATAGTTAGCCAATTTACATGCTGGCTCTGAAGTCAGCATCTGCCTTGTCTACTACAGCCTGCATGTCTGCTAAGAGGTCAGCGTCGATTGCCTTTACCTCATGGTTCTTCATGATGTCAACAACCTTCTCGTGTGCGACGGTTGCAATGTCCTTGGAACCTGCTGCTTCCCAGTCTCCGAACATGTCCCTGTCAATGAGCTCAGGGGCAGATACGAGATTGAGGTTGTTCCTGGTTTCCTTGTGTGCAAGGAAGTTGTTACCGATTCCTACCTTCTGGATGGATGGTACAGCGAGTGTCTCGTCTGATACTGGGACACCGCGCATTGCGGACTGTGTCATCTTGATGATGTCAGCGTCGATTACAAACTGTTCCATAGAGAATGTCATACCGAGCTCGAGCATACCTCCACCGTAGATGGTGTTACATCCGGCGAATGCTGGAAGGAGGGTTGTCATTGTCTTTTCGTGGCCTGCCTGTGCATCTGGGACCTTAGCATCTGCCTAGGTACCTGCAACATAGGTTGGGAGGCCATAGAACTGACCCATCTTACCGACTGCAGCGCTGATAAGACCGAGTTCTGGTGCACCGACTGGAGCTGTTCCTTTTCTCAGGTCGAAGGTTGTGGTTGAGCTACCGTAGAATACTGCTGCTCCTGGCTGGACGAGCTCTGCAAGTACGATACCTGCAAGGATCTCTGCGTTGTGTGTAACGAGTGTACCTGCTCTGAATACTGGTGAGGATCCACCGGACATTGCCATACTCAGGACGTTCACTGGCATACCGAAGCGTGCACCTTTCATGATGACCTGACATGCGTTGACACTGAGTTCGAGTGGGCTGGTTGGGCAGAGAAGCATGGACATGATTGGTCTCTTGCGAGCTTCTTCAGAGTCGCCACCGTAGTATGCGTCGACAATTCCCTTGTAGTACTCGACATTCTCACCGACAGGGTCGATGTGGTGGAAGTGTTTGGTAGTACCTGCGAGAGGTGTGATGGTCTCGTGGACATCCTGTGCTCCCTTTCCTGCCCAGTCCCTTGCGGAAACGGTAAGTGAGAAGTAGCTGAACTCATCGAGGTAGTCACAGACCTTTGCGGTATCTGTAATGTCCTGCTCGACAGAGTCGATTGTCTGGTACTTGCCTGGTGAAACGTAGTTGCACATCTTGACACCGGTACCGAAAGGTATGTAGTGGACCCTGCCTTTGTGAACCATATCGACAGTGTTCTTCTTGTCACGACCATAAAGCAAGAACCTTGATGGTGCGTCAATAAGTGCCCTGTTTACAAGGAACTCTGGGATCTTTACGACCTGGGTCTTCTCGTCGACTTCACAGCCAGCTTCCTTGAAGATTGCCCTTGCTTCTGGATCAGATACCTGGACACCAGGGTTCATGAATACTTCCATTGAAGCGTAGTGGATAGCTCTCATGTCATCGTCAGAGAACAACTCTAACTGTACGCCCTGAAGTGGGAATCTAGCTGGATAAGATGCTTTTACCATTTTCTTTACAACTCCTTTATTTATCTTTTTTGATAGGTCAGGTCACACCCGAATCGAATGATACTGACCATAATACTGACAGATCACATCCAAAAGCGATGAATGCAGTCATGCCAACATTAAATGTTTCGAAATGAATACATGCAAAATGTTTCACGCATGCGGTGCATAAATGCCGATCCCGAAGGAACACATGCAGATTCATCATACAGCATTTCATATGGTGTATTACAATATCCAATGGAGCCCAAATGTCACACCCAAGGCAAATATCTACAAGAGATCCATGCCAAAAGGATATGTATTCGAGTCGTTCCACCATCCGTTGTCAGACACACTTTCGATTTAACTGATACTACCCTGTTTTCAACACGAATATATATATTTACTGGTTAAGTTATCGAAAAATATATGATATAAAATGCCCTCATGCGGACAATTTGTGAGGATGTACAAGCCTTATTTTTTTTGTAACCCTGACAAATCAAGAAGATTTGCCCATCGGATATGTAACATACAAATAGCCGTATAAAATTAAAAAACAGTTTCAAGAGAACCATATAGTGGATATATGATGAATATAGGCAAAATAACACAAGAAAAGTTGCTCCTATAAGTTGAATATACACATGTGCCAATCGACAGTACAACAAAATATGAAATGAGTGCGTGAGTAAAACATCACACTCTTAGAAGACATATAATAAGCAAAAAAGAAATACAATTTTGCAAAAGGCTTAAATAGAAAAAAGAAAGCCGCCCTGACTCAAGGGCGACAGAAAGTAATGCCATAGATATATGGCAAAATACCAATCATTCCTTAATGGAAATAGTCTTATAATGGATCGCAGACACAGGACAGATCGAAACACAACGCCTGCAACTGGTACCAAGACACCTTTCACTATTATAGTTTGCAAACAGTTCCCCATCACGTTCAATTATAGTGATAGCATCTTCAGGACATTCTTCCTCACACTTGTGGCAAAGAATACACTCAGAAGCTTCCTCTTCAATAATAATTCCAAGATCACTGACGATCTTTAATCCGTCTTTTCCAACCTCATCAATGTCCTTTGCAACCCTCTTCTCGATACCTGGATTCTCGAACGTCTCAGGAAGAGGAGGAAGCTTGTACATACCGAGCATCTGGTTATACGTCTCGATAGGCATACCCTGCGTCCAGTAGGAAAGCTCACAAACATAGATATTAGAGAAAGTATCGCTTGTAGCCATCATCAGGTGATCTGCCTTGATCTTATGTGCGACCTTAATAACCTCATCCAGTTTGGACTCATCCATTACAAGATCCCTTGCAAGAGCGACTGAAGTATTACCAAATTGTACGATATTGTGTGCGAAGTTAGGACATGAACCCAGCTTTCTTGCCTTATCTGCATTTACATAGGCACCGGTAGCACCGGCCATGTACATATTCTCAAGGTCCTCATAAGCAGTACCGGATTCTAATAGAAGGGTCAGCTGTGCAGCCCTGATAGCACCAATTGCTTTTCCCGCCTCTTCAATATCCTTTTCAGTAATTTCAATCCTATCCCCAAGTATAAGTTTTCCATTTGGTACCTCAGGGATCTTTGTAATAATTCCAGTCTCAATAGCCAGAGAAAGTGCGGCGATAGCACCTGTACCGGTCACACCTTTCGCAACAATTTCAGAAGATTCCTTGATCACGCCGGTAAGCGGATCTATCAAATGCCCTTTGCGCTCGTCCATAAGCCCATCGAGGATCGTGACCCTCCAATAGTCACCTTCAACATTAACATCAGAGA
Proteins encoded in this region:
- the mtbC gene encoding dimethylamine corrinoid protein MtbC — its product is MVFKGGFKTTTEELFKELSDAVVSCKKDDVIAAVSKAKGQAPAVELIDNGLAAGMNEVGVLFERGKLFLPHVMMAADAMSAGVELLQDELASGEGSAKLGVIVNGTVEGDVHDIGKAIVSTMLQAAGFEVHDIGRDVPLQNFIDKIKETNADMVGLSALMTTTLQGQKEVIELLKENGMRDGIKVMVGGAPATDAWAKKIGADCYAENASEAVVKAKELLL
- a CDS encoding methyltransferase cognate corrinoid protein translates to MVSQDEINAKAKAAVMDFDDEAVEEICEEAIEAKVDVVSLIQDGLTAGMNEVGDQFEQGTLFLPHVIAASEAMSAGVAVLTPVLEAQGGAVKSKGTIVIGTIEGDIHSIGKDIVATMLKIAGFKVVDLGRDVAIGTYVDAVKEHNPLVVGSSALMTTTMVLQMQIEEQLKEAGVRDTVMTMVGGAPVTQDWADKIGSDIYAENATDAVVKCNAAAE
- a CDS encoding DMT family transporter, coding for MDIRELKKLENKRKMNKGYMWALFCAILWGIWYIPGTIIWAVPPFDAMWINIADPTGAGTYESATAATLVVAVLISAFNALTVIIALLLWNGVLGKFGEMKRTLKEFHPCSKWFFLASIFGGPIAILGSFIAIGFIGAGFAAVAALMYPVIGSILARQWYGEQISKRAWLGILVIIVGGLTIFVGGAITEITSGSINYIGYIGGLMAALGWGIEGAIAGKGLDIAEPDVGITIRFLGENLIWWVILVPAVALAGYPVFEYAIQAFNPLSIMVLGFAGITFGYCYVCWYKSFPLIGVGRGQGIGNLYGLCAVIFMYLFLAQVPAWTVLVGGALCVLGSFVMISEETGESESLRGE
- a CDS encoding methylamine methyltransferase corrinoid protein reductive activase, with protein sequence MYGIALDLGTSGFRAQLIDLEAKEVLRTAITMRHPLPGGNVMDHLDFAIQVGADLAHEIILDTVSKIFDELDVDTTLIKRLAVCGNPIQLSLFQNIEIRDLAYAGENKQKKLGVENVSRDARVFPASELFEGIVDLPNCTLIVPPAIKHEIGADALAMMIKTDFMDMDVPSMVTDYGTNAEMAIKVGDKIITGSAAAGPAIEGQGMSCGMLASPGAISDVNVEGDYWRVTILDGLMDERKGHLIDPLTGVIKESSEIVAKGVTGTGAIAALSLAIETGIITKIPEVPNGKLILGDRIEITEKDIEEAGKAIGAIRAAQLTLLLESGTAYEDLENMYMAGATGAYVNADKARKLGSCPNFAHNIVQFGNTSVALARDLVMDESKLDEVIKVAHKIKADHLMMATSDTFSNIYVCELSYWTQGMPIETYNQMLGMYKLPPLPETFENPGIEKRVAKDIDEVGKDGLKIVSDLGIIIEEEASECILCHKCEEECPEDAITIIERDGELFANYNSERCLGTSCRRCVSICPVSAIHYKTISIKE